GAAGGCGGCGAAGAAGCCCACAAACGCTCCGGCGCGAGAAGCCCCGTCCAGAAATGCCGCGGGACTGGCTTTGCCAGACCGCAGGCATTGCCCCCTTTCAAGGGGGGACGCGCGCAGCGCGGCGGGGGGTTAACTCCTGTGCAACGCGATGGAACTCCACTGCGACGGCGTCACCGCCTGCGGGTCACCCATCGTGTCCTGGAACTCCGGGTTGTCGAACACCGAAAAGTCGCTCGTACGAGCCTCGATCTTCGCGCTCTCTGGCGAGAGCGTCTCGTGGATGCGGTGCGCCAGGTACCAGCTCGCTCGCAGTTTGGCTTCCCGGGTGTGCGAGCCCAGCCGCGGCGTGAGGTGCAGGTTGGGGATGCCATAAAGCGGCGTGCCCTCGGCGGCGAACTTCGGATTGGCGCCGTCGAGCATGCAGGCGTCGATGCGGCCGTCGCACAGCGCCAATGCCAGCGCCTCGGCGTCGAACAACGCACTGCGGCTCACGCCGACCCACAACTGGCCCGGCTTGCAGTGGTTGAGGGTGCGCTCGTTGATCCAGCCACGGTAGCGCGAGGCGTACACCATCTGCAGCGAAATGGCGTCCGAATGCGTCAGCAGCTCCTGCATGGTGACGGGTTCGACCTTGAGCTTGTCCCAGACGTCCGCCGCGTAGTGCACCGCCGGGTCGTAACCCAACAGGCGCACGCCCAGGCTGCGCAGCATGGGCGCCAGGGCGTGGGCGACGGGGGCCAGGCCCAGCAGGCCTACCGTGCTGCCCGAGAGCTCGCGGCCCATGCGCACCTGGGAGAGCGTGCGCCCCAGCAGGGCACTGACCATGCCGCGCCGGTACAGCATCAGCAGGCCATACAGGATGTACTCGGCATTGGAGCGCACGGTGGCGCTGCGGGCCTGCAGCACGCGCACGTTGCGGCGGGCGCAGGCGTCCAGGTCGGTGTTGTCGCTGGAGATCTGCATGCGCGCCACGATCTCCAGCTTGGGCGCGAAATCCAGGAACTCGGCCGTCACCACCACGTGCGGCGGCAACACGAGCGCGCGGCTCTTGGAGATGTGCTTGCGCAGTTCCAGCGGGTCGTCGGCCAGCTCCGGCCGGAAGGTGACCTCATGGCGCTCCTGCAACCAGGCCAGGGCCTCGGGCACGAGCGGATCGAGCAACAGGATTTCCATGGTGGCAGGGCTTCGAAGAGGAGTGTTTTCGGAATGCGCCTGCCGGAAATCAGCGGCGCTTGAGCAGGCTGATGTGATCCCCGCCCACGGTCTCCTGTTGCAGCAGCACGTTGCCGGTTTGCTTGGCAAAGGCCTGGAAATCGCGCACGGAGCCGGCGTCGGTCGAAATCACCTTCAGCGTCTGGCCGCTGAGCATGTCGGCCAGCGCCTTCTTGGCCTTGAGGATCGGCAACGGGCAGTTCAGGCCGCGGGCATCGAGTTCTTTGTCGGCAGTCATGGGTATGGGATAGGTCGGAGGAACGCTGGATTTTAAGCCGTGCCACGCACGAAGGGTCGATCGGTTCAGCGCGCCATGTCTTCCATGAACACCGGCTCATGCCCCTGCGAGCGCAGCCACTGCGCCAGCGCCATGCCGGTGCCGGCGCGCCAGCAGCGCACCTGTTCGGGCCTCATGAGCTTGTAATCCACCAACTCGGGAGACAGCCGCACCTCGCCATGCGCACGCGCGTGGTAGGTGATGATGACTTGGTTCATGCGCTGGAAATCGTGCACGCCCACGAGCGAGAGCGCGTCCACCGACAGCGCCGTCTCCTCGGCAATCTCGCGCCGGATGCCCTCTTCGGGCGTTTCGCCGGCCTCCATGAAACCCGTGATCAGGCCGTACATCTTGTTCATCCACGCGGCATTGCGCGCGAGCAGGATCTGGCCCTCGACTTCCACAATGGCCGCCAGCACCGGCGTGGGATTGTTCCAGTGCGTGAAGCCGCAGGCCGGGCAGCGCAGGCGTTGCACCAGCCCGCCGTCTTCCTCCTGGGCGATCAGGGTAAGCGGCGTCGCGCATTGGGGACAGAAGCGGAATTCGGCGCTCATGCGGGTCGTCGCCCCGGCCTCAGGCCGGGAACACACCGGTGGAGAGGTAACGGTCGCCGCGGTCGCACACCACGAAGACGATGGTGGCGTTCTCCACCGTTCGGGCCAGCTGCTGCGCGACCCAGCAGGCGCCGGCCGCCGAAATGCCGCCGAAGATGCCCTCTTCGCGCGCCAACTGGCGGCACATGGCCTCGGCGTCGTTCTGGCTCACGTACACCAGTTCGTCGACCGAGCTCGGGTCGTAGATCTTGGGCAGGTACTCGGTGGGCCACTTGCGGATGCCCGGGATGCGCGAGCCCTCGCTGGGCTGCGCGCCGATGATGCGGATGGCCGGGTTCTTTTCCTTGAGGAAACGCGAAACACCGGTGATGGTGCCGGTGGTGCCCATGGCGCTCACGAAGTGGGTGATGCGCCCTTGCGTCTGCGCCCAGAGCTCCGGGCCGGTGGTCTCGTAGTGGATGCGCGGGTTGTCGGCGTTGGCGAACTGGTCGAGCACGCGGCCCTTGCCCTCGGCCTGCATCTTCTCGGCCAGATCGCGCGCGGACTCCATGCCCCCGCTCTTGGAGGTGAGGATGAGTTCGGCGCCGAAGGCCTTCATGGTCTGCGCACGTTCGATGGACAGGTCCTCCGGCATGATCAGCACCATGCGGTAGCCCTTGATAGCCGCGGCCATCGCCAGCGCGATGCCGGTGTTGCCCGAGGTGGCTTCGATCAGGGTGTCGCCGGGCTTGATGTCGCCGCGCTCCTCGGCGCGCCGGATCATGGAGACTGCGGGCCTGTCCTTCACCGAGCCGGCCGGGTTGTTGCCCTCCAGCTTGCCCAGGATCACGTTGCCTCGTTTTGCGTTGTCGGCAGCGCCGATGCGCTGCAGGGCCACCAGGGGTGTGTTTCCGATGGCGTCTTCAATCGTCGGGTAGTTCATGCCAGCACTGTGCCATAATTTCCGCTTCCGCTCAGAGCTGCCCGGGTGGTGAAATTGGTAGACGCGCCGGACTCAAAATCCGGTTCCGAAAGGAGTGTCGGTTCGATTCCGACCCCGGGCACCACGTGATCGCTGCCTAGCGATCCTCATCGACGTATCGCTCTCGGCGCTCCCCCTATTTGCATTTGCGATTGAACGGTTCTGCCCTTGAGCCGTTTCCGAGCGCCTCTACAGGCTGCTCAAAATCGGGGCGATTCATTTGCGGCATGCTGCCATAAAACAATCGTCTGGCGAAAGACGCCCAGGCGGGCTATGGTGCCCCTGCGCACCGGGACAAGGGCCCACATGAGGCACCGACGGGCGTGGAGACCACACCCGGATGAGCCCTAAAACCGTCATCACATGCGCCATCGTCGGCGCCAGCACCAGCCGTTCCCAGTCGCCCCACCTGCCCATCACGCCGGCCGAAATCGCCCAATCGGCGCTGGACGCCGCGCGTGCCGGTGCTGCCGCCGTGCACATCCACGTGCGCGATCCGCAGACCGAGAAGGCCAGCATGGACGTGGCGCTGTACGCCGAAGTCGTGCAGCGTATCCGCGACGCGGGATCGCCCATCATCATCAACCTGACCACCGGCGCCGGCGCGCGCTTCGTGCCCAGCGCACACGACCCGAAGGTCGCCGGACCGGGCACCACCCTGGTAGCGCCCGAGCACCGCGTGCAACACATCCTGGCGCTCAAGCCCGACGTCGCCACGCTAGACCTCAACACCATGACCTCGCGCAACCAGGTCGTGATGAACACGCCGGACATGGCCCGTGAGATGGCGCGCCACATCCAGGCGGTCGGCGCCGTGCCCGAGATGGAGTTGTTCGACTCGGGCGACATCCAGTTGGCCAACGCGCTGATTGACGAAGGCACCGTGAAAGGGCCGTACCTCTTTTCCTTCGTGCTCGGCGTGAAATACGGCTTTGTGTCGACCCCCGAAACCGTGCAATACGCGCGCAACCAGTTGCCTGCGGGGGCGCACTGGACCGCCATCGGAATTGGCAAGCAGTCGTTCCCCATGGTGGCGCAAAGCTGGCTGATGGGTGGACACGCCCGGGTAGGCATGGAGGACAACGTGTACCTCGGCAAAGGCAGACTCGCCCGAACGAACGCGGAACTCGTCGAACAGGCGGTCAACCTCCTCCATCTGCTGGGCGGTGAGGTCGCGTCGCCGGCCGAAGCCCGCGCCCTCTGGGGCCTACGCACCTCGCCTGGCGTGCCGGCCTCCGACCCGCTGGAGAGGAGGGCCGCATGAGACGCGAATTCCTCAAAAGGTCCGCGGCCCTGTCGGCGTCGCTCGCCACCTTCCCATGGGCCTTCGCGCAGTCCGACTGGCCCAGCCGCCCAATCACCTTGCTCGTGCCATATCCGCCGGGCGGAGCGCTGGATCCCATCGCCCGCGCACTGGCCGCGCAACTGCCACCTCTGCTGGGACAACCGGTGGTGGTCGTGAACCGCCCGGGCGGCAACACCTCTATCGCCTCGACCGCCGTCCACCGGGCCGAGCCCGATGGCTACCTCCTCGTGATCAACTCGCCGACGACACAGGTCCTGCACACCATGCAGGCGCCACGCGGCTACGACCCCATCAAAGGGTTCACACCCGTGGCGACGGTGTCGCATGGCGACTGGGTGCTGGCGGTGCATGCGTCCGTGCCTGCCGAGACCTTGCCCGCGTTCTTGGCCTACGCGCGCGCCAACCCGCAGAAGGTCAGCGCCGGCGTCACGGGCGCGGGCACGGCGGATCACATGGGCACGGAGCTGTTCAAGCACGCCGCCGGCCTGAACATCATGTCCGTACCGTTCAAAGGCTCGGGTCCCGCGCTCGTCGATCTCATTGCGGGGCGTGTGCAGATGATGATCAGCACCAAGACCGTGCTGCAGCCGCAGATCGACGCGGGCAAACTGCGTTTGTTGGCCTACACCAGCCAGCCACCGGGCGAGACGTCCGTGCCCACCTTCGCGCAGCATGGTCTCGCAGGCTTCGAAGTGTTTGGCACCACCCTCATGGTGCTGGGCCCGCCCGACATGCCCGCCGCCATCGTGGACAAGCTGAGCAGCACGATCAAGCGTGCCATCCAGATGCCCGAGACCAAGGCGATGCTCGCGAAGGTCAACCAACGTCCGCTGTACGACGCTCCAGAAGGCACGCACAAACGCCTGGTGACCGCACAGGCGACCTTCTCCGATATCGTGCGCAAGACTGGCATCAAGTTCGAGGAGTGAACTGGAACACCCCCCTGCGCCGCTAACGCGGCTTCCCCCCTCTCTGGCGCGCCTTCGGCGCTTGGAGGGGGGACGGCATCTCGGGCCGGCGCAGCCGTCCCTCGATGCCTCTGGATTCAGGCACGCGCGCCGGAAAGGGGGGCGGTATCTCGGACCGACGGAGGTTCTATGGATAGAAGTCAAGCGCTGGGTGCATATCGCTGAGGCTCGAATGGTTTGCCAGAGCGCCAGACGGCAAAGGCGATACGCAGGAGCTTGCGAGCCAGTACAACGAGGGCTTCGGTGGTCTTCAGGCCGCGCTGGCGCAAAGCCTTGTACGTGGCTTCAAATGTCTTGGTGTGGCAGGCCGACATGGCGGCGAGGTACATCTGGCGTCGTAGAGCCGGTTGTCCGCGTTTTGAGAGCCTTCGGTGGCCTCGACTGCGGCCCGAATCACAGGCACGCGGGTCCAGCCCACTGTAGGCCACCAAGGCATCGGCGCTGGCAAAGTCCAGCTGGGCCAGCACGCTGGCCAGCAATGCACTGCTTTGCGCGCCCACGCCCACGATGCTTTGCAGTAAAGCCCGTTGCTCTGCCAAGCGGG
The sequence above is a segment of the Hydrogenophaga sp. BPS33 genome. Coding sequences within it:
- a CDS encoding Bug family tripartite tricarboxylate transporter substrate binding protein — encoded protein: MRREFLKRSAALSASLATFPWAFAQSDWPSRPITLLVPYPPGGALDPIARALAAQLPPLLGQPVVVVNRPGGNTSIASTAVHRAEPDGYLLVINSPTTQVLHTMQAPRGYDPIKGFTPVATVSHGDWVLAVHASVPAETLPAFLAYARANPQKVSAGVTGAGTADHMGTELFKHAAGLNIMSVPFKGSGPALVDLIAGRVQMMISTKTVLQPQIDAGKLRLLAYTSQPPGETSVPTFAQHGLAGFEVFGTTLMVLGPPDMPAAIVDKLSSTIKRAIQMPETKAMLAKVNQRPLYDAPEGTHKRLVTAQATFSDIVRKTGIKFEE
- the cysM gene encoding cysteine synthase CysM, yielding MNYPTIEDAIGNTPLVALQRIGAADNAKRGNVILGKLEGNNPAGSVKDRPAVSMIRRAEERGDIKPGDTLIEATSGNTGIALAMAAAIKGYRMVLIMPEDLSIERAQTMKAFGAELILTSKSGGMESARDLAEKMQAEGKGRVLDQFANADNPRIHYETTGPELWAQTQGRITHFVSAMGTTGTITGVSRFLKEKNPAIRIIGAQPSEGSRIPGIRKWPTEYLPKIYDPSSVDELVYVSQNDAEAMCRQLAREEGIFGGISAAGACWVAQQLARTVENATIVFVVCDRGDRYLSTGVFPA
- a CDS encoding NUDIX domain-containing protein; translation: MSAEFRFCPQCATPLTLIAQEEDGGLVQRLRCPACGFTHWNNPTPVLAAIVEVEGQILLARNAAWMNKMYGLITGFMEAGETPEEGIRREIAEETALSVDALSLVGVHDFQRMNQVIITYHARAHGEVRLSPELVDYKLMRPEQVRCWRAGTGMALAQWLRSQGHEPVFMEDMAR
- a CDS encoding sulfurtransferase TusA family protein; the encoded protein is MTADKELDARGLNCPLPILKAKKALADMLSGQTLKVISTDAGSVRDFQAFAKQTGNVLLQQETVGGDHISLLKRR
- a CDS encoding 3-keto-5-aminohexanoate cleavage protein encodes the protein MSPKTVITCAIVGASTSRSQSPHLPITPAEIAQSALDAARAGAAAVHIHVRDPQTEKASMDVALYAEVVQRIRDAGSPIIINLTTGAGARFVPSAHDPKVAGPGTTLVAPEHRVQHILALKPDVATLDLNTMTSRNQVVMNTPDMAREMARHIQAVGAVPEMELFDSGDIQLANALIDEGTVKGPYLFSFVLGVKYGFVSTPETVQYARNQLPAGAHWTAIGIGKQSFPMVAQSWLMGGHARVGMEDNVYLGKGRLARTNAELVEQAVNLLHLLGGEVASPAEARALWGLRTSPGVPASDPLERRAA
- a CDS encoding NAD(P)-dependent oxidoreductase → MEILLLDPLVPEALAWLQERHEVTFRPELADDPLELRKHISKSRALVLPPHVVVTAEFLDFAPKLEIVARMQISSDNTDLDACARRNVRVLQARSATVRSNAEYILYGLLMLYRRGMVSALLGRTLSQVRMGRELSGSTVGLLGLAPVAHALAPMLRSLGVRLLGYDPAVHYAADVWDKLKVEPVTMQELLTHSDAISLQMVYASRYRGWINERTLNHCKPGQLWVGVSRSALFDAEALALALCDGRIDACMLDGANPKFAAEGTPLYGIPNLHLTPRLGSHTREAKLRASWYLAHRIHETLSPESAKIEARTSDFSVFDNPEFQDTMGDPQAVTPSQWSSIALHRS